The Sphaerochaeta globosa str. Buddy region GGGGCCAGCTGGAGCAACTCATCCCTCAGTTGTTCAAGATTGCTGGATAGGCAGAGAGAATCACCGGTGGAAAGGCCTATGGTGGTGAACTGGTCGAAGTTAATAATTTCAACTGTTGATCCATCAGCATTGGTGAAGGCACCCAGTTCCTGCCACATAGAGTAGAACTCGGTTCCTTTGCGCGAGCCCATCAGCCAATGGATACAGTAGTCTACGGTGTAGCCTCCCCGTTTCCACGAAGTGCAGAGGCCTCCGCTCATGCTGTGCTTCTCAAGGACGGTTACTTGGTAGCCATTTCTTGCAAGATAGGAGGCTGCAGAGAGCCCTGCTATTCCAGCTCCGATGACAACGATGTGCTTTCCCATGTCACTTCCTCCAGACACTTAGTCTCATGTATTGTACCATGCTGAATACAAATGAGAAGAAAATGTTGGGAAAAAGAGTTAGAACTGCAGCCTTGCCAGGATTTTGCCGACCATTTTTGACCCTGGATATTCGTAATTCTCCCCTGCTAGGAGGTAGGCCATTTCATAACCGATATCCATGTATGAACGTACAGTGAAGGTTACCGCTACTCCTGTGCTTGCTATGAAGTCCGACTGAGCAAGAGACGTGTTATACAACTCCCCCCAGCCGTAGCCGAAGTCGAGGAAGAGTGCCAGGCGGGGAAAGAAGCCGGAGAGAAAGGGTTCCGGACCGTTGAAGCGAAGATCGATCTGGTTGGCTAGGGAGTAATCGGTGGGAAACTGGAAGGTTCCAAAACCCCGTACTTTACTGCCCAGAGTGGCATTCTGCTGTACTGCTAAGGGAATACTGGAACCAAAAACAATACTCGATGAAACTCGATTGGAAATAACAATTGAATAGAGGTTCTTTTCTTGCTCACGAATATTGAAGAGAGTCTTGGCAGCTTGGGCTTTACCTTCAATGCGAACATAGGAGGCGTTTGCATTCATAAGCATGGGGCCGAACCAGAGGAGAGCTGAAGCAGAAAAGCCGTCCGTGGCGGTAAGCGTGTCGACAAGGTTGTTGTATTGGTAGGCCAAGCCGATATTGGTGCCAATTCCTGATAGCGGACCATATACACTATCACCACCTGAAAACCAGGAAGATAGGGTTTGGACGGTGCCGCTATCCAGCACAGTTCCAACGATCATTGAATCGAGGGCTTTTTCATAGGAACCTCGGTACCCGACAAAGAGGCTGTGCTTTTGTGGAGAACCAAAGTATTGGCGAAGTCCTATGGTCCAATCGAAGAGCAGCTGGTCATAAACCAAGGGGTTAGTTGATAGCATTGCTCCAGATAAGGGATTCTGCCAAACAAGTCGTTCATGGTAGCCGACTTTTCCCAGGAGATAGAGATTGGTCTTCCAGTCGGCAAATAATGAAAGATCGTCATTCACAATTCCTGCCCTGATTCCGGTTGGAATAAGGCCGGCACTGATGCGGGGGTGGCCTTCCCAGCTGTCGTAGGCGAAAGACCAAGAGGCAAAGAGCGAGAATGGCAAGAAGCAAGCAAGGATGATCATCCAAACAATCTTCTTACGCATGCCTGTCCTCCTCTTTTATTGGTCTCAATACTACCACAGCAAAGAGACTCTGAGTACAAGTACCATACCTCTTCACAAACATTCTTTACATTCTTCCAAAAATCCTTTAGATTACCATCAATCGGGCCTATAGCTCAGTTGGTTAGAGCATCGGACTCATAATCCGTGGGTCGAAGGTTCAAGTCCTTCTGGGCCCAAAGAATTACTTCTTACGTTGTAAGAAGATAGCGTAGCTCACCGGAAAAACCGGCAGCATGTCACATCGCAACTGTACCAAAAGGTGTACCAAAAACACCTTTTGGGGTCAGTTTCAGGAGTGGAACATGAGCCGGAAACCCTTCTATCTTTCCCGTCATGGTAGCGTTTGGTACGCAAGAATTGTTGATCCCAAAACAGGAAATCAGCTCTCAGCAATAAGCACCGGTCAAACTAATCGGGATATGGCTGTCATGACTGTGTCCCGTTGGCTTGTCGAAGGAATTCCTCAAAAACGTATAAAGGCAAAAAGAGATGTCTCTGAAGCCATTACCGTAAATCGATTGTTCAATGTTCTTCAAGATATTGATCTCACCAATCGGGAAGCTGAGAAGATTATGACCATTCTCAAGCAACGGGGACTGCTCAAGAAGATCAAGGAAGCAGAGGATAGGGACCTCATCACCTACCTGCTCGACTTTTACAACTATGACACCAGTCCCTATGTACGGGAGAAGCTTGCACATGGCCAGTCCATCGGAAAGACACACTGCCAAGACTCAGTAAATCGCGTCAATATCTATTGGAAGAAGTATTTTAAGAAGAGAACACTTTCCAGTATCACCAGGGATGAGTTGAGAGAATTTTCACTCTCTTTAAAAAAGAAAGGTCTTGCTGCAGCCACCATCAATAAAGTCATGCTTGCCGGTAAGGTTGCCTTTGCTTGGGCCTATCAGGAGGGCTACATTCATACCAACCCCAGCGAAGGGCTCAAGAACTTCGTTGGCAAAGCGAAAGAAAGAGGCATTCTCACCGATGAAGAGAATACCGCCCTCTTTGAACAGGAATGGAAGGAAGAACGATCGTATGTGGGCAATTTGGTTGCCTCCACCTGCGGGCTCAGATCTGGTGAAGTGTTGGGACTCAAAGCTGAGGATATTGGTTTGGATAGGTTGTTCATCCGTCATTCGTACAGTCCGCTTGATGGGTTGAAAACTCCCAAGAATGGAGAACAACGCCAGGTACCGTTGCTTCCTGAAGTCAGAGAAAAACTACTTAGCCTTGTCGAGAAGAATCCTTGGGATGATGGGTTCATCTTCTACAGCGACAAGGCAGGCCAGCCTATGGATCACAAGTTTTTAAATGATGGGCTGATGGAGGCCATGATCAAGATTGGCATTTCTAAGAAAGAAAAGGAAGAACGCAATATCGTCTTCCATAGCTGGAGGCACCGATATGCGGCTAAGATGGCTGACCTGGTAGATGCTAGAAGCCTTGGGCTGGCCACGGGCCACAAAACGATGGCAATGCTTGAGCATTATGCCGCCCATGCGAATGAAAATCATTTCAAAGCTGTCAGGGAAGCAACGGAGAAAGCTTTCGGACAGGCAAAGTGAAGTAACTTACATACAGGGAGAGAACGACTCAAAACAGCGATTTTCCAGTCGTTTTCTCCCTTATATAATGGGAAAAACTTTTGGACATCCAAATTACGGGGTAGAATGTACTCTAGAGGATGGGACCACAGAAAACCCGTTATTATGACAGTATACAGCTGAATCTGCATTCTTCCAGGTACCTGAGTAGCCAATTTATTCGGTACCCAGGGCAGCTTCACCAAGCCATTCTCATAGACAGGGGTCAAGCCGACGGACTTACCCTGACCGTTCTTGTTCTTGTATTGCAGAAACCAGGAGAAAGTCGGATCAGCAAGATTATCCCCATTGGTGACGGCAGCAAGACAGAACAGGATACCATCTTTCCACGTCTGTCCCCCGATGATCAGGTTCTTAATTTCTGCAGTTTCAATCGTCTTCGACCTCAGATGGGCATCAACCATGATTCCTCCTAGCTCTATAGCTCAGAGGAAGTTTAACAAATGATTGGTACCCCCGAACCAAGGGGAAATCTAAATCTTCAGAATATTCTGGCCGAATGCTCTTGTGATATGAAGATGGTGAAACTACACTGAGAGAAATTTTGAACAACTAGGCTGAACAAGAATTTTACTTCAAAACGGAGAATATTATCATGAGTAAAAAGAAAAATAAGCCACTTGACCTATTTAAAATCGAAGTAGATGAAAGCCTTTTCCATCCAAATTTCAAACAAACAATAATTCCTGGCAATAAAGCAGTCAGGGACGTTCTTACCCAATGGGCTGATGGTTTCAAAGATCGTGATGGAAAACTGGCAAAAGAATTCCAAACAACCTATAACTCGGTGTTTTGGGAGTTGTATTTGTTCAATCTATTCAAACATTGGGGTTTATCGGATGACTTTAGATATGATGCGCCAGATTTTAATATCAATGAATTCAATGGTATCTGTGTCGAAGCTGTAACAGCAAGTAACGCTCTTGATTCTGACCCTGAATGGATTAACTCTGGAAAAGAACCAGAATTCATTAACTTAGAAAATCCTGATGAACATGCAAAATTTGTAAAGGAATCGACAATAAGATTGGCGAATGCCATCTTTTCAAAACTAACTAAATTTAAGAAAAGTTATGCAGAACTCGAACATGTCAAATCGAAACCTTTTATTATTGCACTCGCTCCCTTCGATCGTCCTTTTTTCTATATACAGACCTCTCAAGCAATCTCACTGCTTTTATATGGAAAGTGGATTAGGCGTATTGATGAAACTACAGGTAGATTTGAAAATCTCGATTTCATTCAGAAGGAAAATGGAGCCGATATTAATCTTGGCATATTCAACAATGATAGCTGCTCAGAAATTAGTGCAATAATTTTTTCAAACGTAGCTACTTTTGGCAAGGTCCAAGCGATGGCTAATAAAATCAAACCATTTCCTGCAATTTTTCAATGGGTCCGATTTAACAAAAATGTATTCGGGAACCCACATATCGGCGCATCATGGGGAAAAGATTACGATGAGTCTATAGAAGATGGAATCAGTATATTATTGAACCCATTTGCAGATCATCCTGTACCTGAAGATTTTGTGAAGAAGTTCCAAACTATTCATAGAAGTGCAAATGATATGGATTCTGCTGATAATTCTCTGCTCGCCAGAATGACTCAACGGATAACATTAAGGGATGATGATAAAAATTCCATTTAAGACGATTCTAAAATACAAAGTATCATAAATTCATTATGAAGGAGCTGGATTATGGATTTAAAAACATTCATTGCCAATATTATTGATTCTGCTATATGGCCAGTATTTCTAATCGCTCTTCTTATCATTTTCAGGAAACCACTAAGGAAACTATTGGGTAGAATTGCCTCCTTAACTTTTAAAGATGTCGCAGTAGAGTTCTCTGAAGAACTAGCCCAACTTAATGATTTAAATCCTGGTCTAGAGTCCAAGAAACCAGAAAAAAAATCCTCGCCGCTAAAACAAGTCTCTCTTGATGAAATAGTAAGAGAATCACCGAAAGCGGCAATCCTCATGGGATGGAATCAGTTAGCTGATAGCATTTCCTCAAACTTAAGAAGATTAAATCTTAGATCTGAAACTATGCTATTTGATTCAGTCTCTGGAATGGGTAAGCTTATAAGGAATACAGAGCTTGAAAGCGTTACTAGTTTGGTTTTTCATAAGCTTTACAATCTGAAAAATATGGCTTCCAGTGAAAATGCAAAAATCAGTGAAACAGATGCAAAGGACTATTTGAATAATGTGTCCTATCTGATAGACAAGATATCTCGTGCAAAACTAAAACTTAACGACTAGCCAGGTTTCCGAATTACAAGTACAGCACTATGGAGCCCAAGGCCATCCTCAAACTCACAAAGAACCAAACATAATAAAGCTGCCAAAACAGCACTCCCCCAGCCACTACCCCTAGCGCATCAGCCAGCAAATCTCCCCAGCTCCAGATGTTCCCTGGGGCTTTGTGATTACCATACTTTTTCCCTATTCTAAGGAAGATACCACTGAGTACTCCTGCTACCGGATGATGTATCCTTGCCCCCTGTATACTGTATAGGAGAACCCTTTGTTTAGTTTTCTCACCACGGAAAGCCATTCCGCGGGTATAGTATTATATTTACTTATATAATTTACAATTACATTATTTCCATTTCTAACTGTACCAAAAAAGTGTACCAAAATCTTAAAATTTGCATGATTTTCATACCCTTTCGGGGCATCTTTGCCACCTTCGAAAGTCTATCACCCATCTCGTTACCTGCATTCATGTGTAGTTCCTCATAGTCCAGCATACTTTGCCGTATCAACCTTGGAGGACACTAAAATGAACGTTAAACCAATTTTCCCTACTGATTTCAAAACATATGCTGATGCCGTCAAAATGGCCTATGGAGAAATTAATACCGTAGATCTCAACACACCCCTTATCAAAGGAACATTTATTTCAAAACGCCTTTGCAGCCTTTTCCCAAGACTCGCATCCAGCCAAGTCCAGCAATTGGCTGCAATGGCTGAGGACAGTCTGGTAAGAGCATGCGGAGAAAATTTTAAAGGAATGGTTCTCCCACTTCCGGTTCATCAAAAGCTATACAGAACCACATCCAAGGAAGAACTAACGCAAATAACCGACAGTATCAAATCCGCTCTTGACCAAGGATGCTGGGATCAATACCCAAACACACCGCCATTCAAGATAAGTGAAAGTTGGCTCAAGGGATATCGAAAGCTGCTTATGCCATTCACGTTTAAGCCTATACCAAGCAATTTAATCGATGCAGCGAATAAGGCCCTCAATGAAATGGAGGATCAAATCCTCAGATTCACAGAGGACCAGTACCAAAACCACCCGGCTGACTTGTTTGCATTGAGCATCATGAAAATCGTGGAACAATACTGTCAAGACAATCTAGCATCCATGTTATCGACCTATCCTAACTTCCCGGAGGGTAAGGGAGCCTCTGGTTCTGAGTGGGGGCCAGTACTTGCGATAAAATGGTATGCGATACTTCAGGACCATATCAGGAGCATCGATGAAAGCCAATATATGAAGGAGCAATACCTACAGCAAGTACTGCAACAAAAAGCGATATCCGTGGAAACTTTCATGACTCTTGATATTGAGATAGCCTTGGAACTTCAGAATGAAGCTGTACTTCTTCACCAGCAGAGTCTCGAAAAGAAACCACAAACCAAAAAAGCAGACCCAAGATCTGCAAAGCTGATTCCTTGGATGCGAGGAGAAGAAAACCTTCAAGCATTATGGAAGGTACTTACTGAGCATGAGTATGTTAAAAACACAGAGTTCCAGGATTTCCTAAGTGGTCGTTTCCAACTTGTTGACAAACATTCCAAGAATAATCGAACAACCCTTGCACCGAAAATCAGATGGTACAGCTCTCTTGACAACCTGCTCAGAATGCTCGAAAGCCTTGTGGAATTTAATATAATCAGTATTGTTCCTTTCGGGAAAAAAACTTGTACGAAAACTGCTGGAAAGATCTACAACCTCATTGAAACTCATTTTGCCAACAGTGATGGAATCGACTTCAAGTTGGACGCCATACGAAAGGCAGCACAGCGCAAGAGGAACCCTGAGGCAAAATTTGACAAGAGCTTCAATGGCAGCGTTCTGAGAACAATTCGATCAATGCAATAAAACTTTAAGCTTTTTTTATACCGGTCATCAGTGGCCGGTATTTTTTTATGATAATGTCCTAATAAAATTTCTCAGAAAATTCTATTTATTTGTTTATATGTTATTACTTTAGACTACCTTTAAAAAAAGTTGTCCCACTCTGTCCCAGTCATTTCTAGGACAAGCTTATTCTCCGTTATCTTCGTGATTGTAAGGGTAGCGCACGTTATTCAAACATCAAATTTCAGGAGATAGTTTATGG contains the following coding sequences:
- a CDS encoding BamA/TamA family outer membrane protein, coding for MRKKIVWMIILACFLPFSLFASWSFAYDSWEGHPRISAGLIPTGIRAGIVNDDLSLFADWKTNLYLLGKVGYHERLVWQNPLSGAMLSTNPLVYDQLLFDWTIGLRQYFGSPQKHSLFVGYRGSYEKALDSMIVGTVLDSGTVQTLSSWFSGGDSVYGPLSGIGTNIGLAYQYNNLVDTLTATDGFSASALLWFGPMLMNANASYVRIEGKAQAAKTLFNIREQEKNLYSIVISNRVSSSIVFGSSIPLAVQQNATLGSKVRGFGTFQFPTDYSLANQIDLRFNGPEPFLSGFFPRLALFLDFGYGWGELYNTSLAQSDFIASTGVAVTFTVRSYMDIGYEMAYLLAGENYEYPGSKMVGKILARLQF
- a CDS encoding tyrosine-type recombinase/integrase, which translates into the protein MSRKPFYLSRHGSVWYARIVDPKTGNQLSAISTGQTNRDMAVMTVSRWLVEGIPQKRIKAKRDVSEAITVNRLFNVLQDIDLTNREAEKIMTILKQRGLLKKIKEAEDRDLITYLLDFYNYDTSPYVREKLAHGQSIGKTHCQDSVNRVNIYWKKYFKKRTLSSITRDELREFSLSLKKKGLAAATINKVMLAGKVAFAWAYQEGYIHTNPSEGLKNFVGKAKERGILTDEENTALFEQEWKEERSYVGNLVASTCGLRSGEVLGLKAEDIGLDRLFIRHSYSPLDGLKTPKNGEQRQVPLLPEVREKLLSLVEKNPWDDGFIFYSDKAGQPMDHKFLNDGLMEAMIKIGISKKEKEERNIVFHSWRHRYAAKMADLVDARSLGLATGHKTMAMLEHYAAHANENHFKAVREATEKAFGQAK